In the Mycosarcoma maydis chromosome 6, whole genome shotgun sequence genome, one interval contains:
- a CDS encoding glycylpeptide N-tetradecanoyltransferase NMT1 (related to NMT1 - N-myristoyltransferase), translating to MSGIAGTSQDTSVAASASSSSTRPAAASSSIAPPSPSLTTAPVKEQEQDDDDDQENDDEEEEEEGTAAITGADGLTAKQRKKKKSKAAAKLRKKLGLGGSPTDASEGKLLASGSSREGKISDEVVSQVQRAVQAEHGSVAANAVTKANLAKVMAMMNLERDAMLKSQDSKQKAQKAIADHKFWKTQPVMKPTDAPVVKSDQEGSIEASVPPEQVRQEPYPLPADFEWVMIDVDNEGELKEVYDLLSANYVEDDDATFRFDYSPEFLHWVLKHPGYQKTWHIGVRVASTKKLVAFISGIPHELRVREKSYQSTEINFLCVHKKLRSKRLAPVLIKEVTRQCHLTGVFHAIYTVGSVLPTPVSCSRYYHRTINAKKLAEIGFSAIPHNMSMEAHVKRFELPAKTNLPGLREMERRDVAQVGKLMRRYMRRFDMAPRFSDHEVEHILLSGRGEACQGGRGRKGQVTWTYVVENSEGRITDMFAFYSLPSSILDSDKHQSLNAAYLFYYATDVVFQGDCDCDSDSSGVCDAETGRASTSQPSSERAVALAAGKAAWQCNSLTNLTSCELADEARVAAWDSEPAHIKTALKTRLNLLINTLLIIARDHDFDVVNCVTVMDNALFLQQQKFGPGDGFLRFYLFNWRTKPVAGGMGARPGEAELDPVQAYARSMAKRAAHTDDDDVKRLAEQLIRNAAINPAEVGSGNGIVMV from the coding sequence ATGTCAGGTATCGCCGGTACGAGCCAGGATACGAGCGTTGCTGCATCGGCTTCGTCCTCAAGCACTCGGCCCGCAgctgcgagcagcagcattgctccaccatcaccatctctAACTACCGCTCCCGTAAAGGAGCAAGAacaagatgatgatgacgaccaggaaaacgacgacgaagaagaagaagaagaaggaacGGCTGCAATTACCGGCGCCGACGGTCTGACGGCAaagcagcgcaagaagaaaaagtcCAAAGCCGCCGCCAAACTGCGCAAAAAGCTGGGTCTCGGCGGTTCTCCAACCGACGCTTCAGAGGGCAAGCTTCTGGCATCTGGCTCTTCGCGTGAAGGCAAGATCAGCGACGAAGTTGTCAGCCAGGTTCAAAGAGCCGTACAGGCCGAACACGGCTCGGTTGCCGCCAACGCGGTCACGAAAGCGAACCTTGCTAAAGTCATGGCCATGATGAACCTGGAACGCGATGCTATGCTCAAGTCGCAAGATTCCAAGCAAAAGGCGCAAAAGGCGATTGCCGATCACAAGTTTTGGAAGACACAGCCCGTGATGAAACCCACCGACGCACCAGTGGTCAAGTCGGATCAAGAGGGTAGCATAGAAGCCAGTGTACCTCCCGAGCAAGTTCGACAGGAACCTTACCCGTTGCCCGCCGACTTTGAATGGGTCATGATCGACGTTGACAACGAAGGCGAGTTGAAGGAGGTCTACGACTTGCTCAGCGCCAACTAtgtcgaggacgacgatgccacGTTCAGATTCGATTACAGCCCCGAATTCCTGCATTGGGTGCTCAAGCACCCAGGCTACCAAAAGACGTGGCACATCGGAGTGCGCGTTGCTTCGACCAAGAAGCTGGTCGCTTTCATCAGCGGAATTCCACATGAGCTCAGAGTGCGCGAGAAATCGTACCAATCAACCGAGATCAACTTCTTGTGCGTCCACAAGAAGCTTCGATCCAAACGTCTGGCTCCCGTCCTCATCAAGGAAGTGACGAGACAGTGTCATCTTACGGGCGTCTTCCACGCCATCTATACGGTCGGTTCTGTTCTGCCCACTCCAGTGTCGTGCTCGAGGTACTATCATCGAACGATCAATGCCAAGAAGTTGGCCGAGATTGGATTTTCGGCGATCCCGCACAACATGTCGATGGAAGCGCATGTCAAGCGCTTTGAGCTGCCCGCAAAGACCAACCTGCCCGGGTTGAGGGAAATGGAGCGGCGCGATGTGGCACAAGTGGGTAAGCTGATGCGTCGATATATGCGACGGTTCGACATGGCTCCTCGATTCAGCGACCACGAGGTTGAACACATCCTACTCAGTGGACGTGGTGAAGCATGTCAAGGTGGTCGGGGCAGGAAGGGGCAAGTGACGTGGACGTATGTGGTCGAAAATAGCGAGGGTCGAATCACGGATATGTTCGCGTTCTACTCGCTGCCTTCGAGCATTTTGGACAGCGACAAGCACCAGAGTCTGAATGCAGCGTACCTCTTCTACTACGCGACGGACGTGGTGTTCCAGGGCGATTGCGATTGCGATTCTGATTCGTCCGGTGTTTGTGACGCCGAGACCGGACGAGCGTCGACTtcgcagccaagctcggaACGTGCTGTGGCGCTGGCAGCCGGAAAGGCCGCATGGCAATGCAACTCGCTGACGAATCTGACATCTTGCGAGCTTGCCGACGAAGCGCGCGTTGCTGCGTGGGATAGCGAGCCTGCACACATCAAGActgcgctcaagacgcgTCTCAACCTGCTCATTAACACGCTCCTGATTATCGCGCGCGATCACGACTTTGACGTGGTCAACTGCGTCACTGTGATGGACAACGCGCTGTTTCTGCAGCAACAGAAGTTCGGCCCAGGAGATGGCTTCTTGAGGTTCTATCTGTTCAACTGGAGGACCAAACCTGTCGCTGGCGGAATGGGCGCCAGACCAGGCGAGGCCGAATTGGATCCCGTCCAGGCTTACGCTAGGTCCATGGCGAAACGCGCTGCCcacaccgacgacgacgacgtcaaGCGCTTGGCCGAACAATTGATCCGAAACGCCGCCATCAATCCAGCCGAAGTAGGTTCCGGTAACGGCATCGTCATGGTCTGA